Genomic DNA from Flavobacterium sp. N502540:
TAGAACAATTGCAAAAGATGACCTATTTGAATGCCGTTATCAATGAAACGATGCGACTGTATCCGCCAGCCTGGATTACAGACCGGCAAAATGTTGAAGACGATACCATTGGATCGTATCATTTAAAAAAAGGAACATTAATTGGAGTTTCTTTTTATGAGTTGCATCGAAATCCTAAATACTGGGAAAACCCCGAAGAGTTTATCCCGGAGCGTTTTCTTGGAGAACAAAAGAAACACTCGATGCAATATTTTTATCCTTTCGGAGCCGGACCAAGAATGTGTATCGGAGCCGGATTTGCGATCTATGAAATGTGCCTTACTGTGGCTCATATTGTGAAAAAATATGTAATTAAATCGGAGACTGATACGGTTCAATTCAATCCGTTAATTACTTTAAAACCTGTTGGAATAGAAGTTTTATTCTCTAAAAGATGACAATCAATTCTAAAGAGACCTATTCAAAATTTATAAAAGCTGAAGCCAAGAGGCTTGGTTTTCTTTCTTGTGGAATATCCAAAGCAGGATTTCTGGAAGAGGAGGCGCCGCGTCTTGAAAAATGGTTAAACAACAACCATCATGGGCAGATGGGGTATATGGAGAACTATTTTGACAAACGTCTGGATCCTACTTTATTAGTAGATGATGCCAAGAGTGTAGTGTCGCTTTTACTAAATTATTACCCAACAGAAACCCAGACCGACGAAAGTTTTAAAATTTCGAAATATGCCTACGGTCAGGATTATCATTTTGTGATTAAAGAAAAATTAAAAGAATTTTTACACTCGATTCAGGAAAATATAGGAGAAGTATCAGGCCGCGCTTTTGTAGATTCGGCACCCGTTTTAGATCGGGCCTGGGCAGCAAAAAGCGGACTGGGCTGGATTGGTAAAAGCGGTAACCTGCTAACTCAAAAAGTAGGATCCTTTTATTTCATAGCCGAACTTATTCTGGATTTAGATTTAGAGTACGACCATGCTACAACAGATCATTGCGGATCATGTACCGCCTGTATTGATGCCTGTCCCACACAGGCAATAGTGGCTCCTCACGTAGTCGACGGCAGTAAATGTATTTCGTATTACACGATCGAACTCAAAGAAAACATACCTCATGAAATGAAGGGAAAGTTTGATGAATGGATGTTTGGCTGTGATACCTGTCAGGATGTTTGTCCGTGGAATCGGTTCTCAAAGCCGCATTCCGAACCTTTATTCAATCCTAATCCGGAACTACTTTCCTTTTCTAAAAAGGATTGGATCGAAATTACCGAGGAAACTTTTCGGTTAGTTTTTAAAAATTCCCCTATCAAAAGAACCAAATTTGATGGCTTAAAACGCAATATTCTCTTTCTTGAATAAAACTAAAAACAGGATGTAGTTTGTCTTGTTTTTTTGGTTTTTTAATGATTTTAGGAGCTCTAATTTAATTTTTTCATACAAATAAAATCTTTCGACAAGTGTAATTTGCTGATAATCAGTTAGTTGTGTTTTTTAATTGCTTTTGCTTTGTAACTGCTTAATAATCAGTGTATTTATTGACTTGATAAGCTTTTTTTTATTAAATTTGTGTTAAGCCGCCCCAACGTTTTTACTGTTATTTCTTTGTTTTTAATTCAAAAATTTAAATTTA
This window encodes:
- the queG gene encoding tRNA epoxyqueuosine(34) reductase QueG, which encodes MTINSKETYSKFIKAEAKRLGFLSCGISKAGFLEEEAPRLEKWLNNNHHGQMGYMENYFDKRLDPTLLVDDAKSVVSLLLNYYPTETQTDESFKISKYAYGQDYHFVIKEKLKEFLHSIQENIGEVSGRAFVDSAPVLDRAWAAKSGLGWIGKSGNLLTQKVGSFYFIAELILDLDLEYDHATTDHCGSCTACIDACPTQAIVAPHVVDGSKCISYYTIELKENIPHEMKGKFDEWMFGCDTCQDVCPWNRFSKPHSEPLFNPNPELLSFSKKDWIEITEETFRLVFKNSPIKRTKFDGLKRNILFLE